Within Ipomoea triloba cultivar NCNSP0323 chromosome 9, ASM357664v1, the genomic segment GGCCTAATCAAATATGGTATATTCCTACTCAGTACCTCAAAGACTATTATATAAGTCTTTTATTCTTCTTAACTTGGCTTTATCATTGTTGTTGAAGTTGTCTAACTTTATTCTTTTGTTATGCAATagttttactttaatttttttggttccACTCAAAATTGCTTTTGATACATTTTACAACACCTCAAAAGAATATTCAGATTGAAGTTTTGGGACCAGCTTAATGTCTTATTTCATCCTCTAACTTCTGCAAAATTAGTCTCAAACAAAAATCATGTGAAATCTAATTTTACCTATTCTTTTCTTATTCTAAATAAATAGGGAGGATTCTCCAGTGAGCACCTTCCGTCCTCGTGCTAAGCCACTCTTTCAGTATCGACACTACAGGTATCAAAAAGACTGAAACTTCTTATTTTTGAAGAGAACATAAAACCTctcctatttctttattatgtAGATCAAGAAAAAGCTGTTTGATAAAAAATAGTTTCAACGGAGAAATGCCTCTTTTGAGAGTGGAATGTACTTTCACAGTACCTTCTATTCCACCACCATGTACCACTATTTTTGTTCCATATGCCAATTTATTTCATGGTGCAAGATGTTTATTAACAGTTTAGGGGATTACTGTATACATGCTAGATATGTGAAGTTTTGAATTTCTCTTCACTCGTGTTTGCAATTGATTGTATATGTCATATACCATTGTATGGGGAATGTGTGAAGCAATTGAGTTCCCgttcaaatatgaaaattttctgGCTTGATTTGTCATTTTCGGCTTATCCTTCCCTCAATGTCTCTTACACTGAATGTTTGATCATTGCTAGTGAACAACAACCATTGCGACTAAATCCTGCAGAGGTGTGTGAAGTTATAGCTGCTGTTTGCTCAGAGACTCCTGCTCCAAATGCTCTTTTCATGACTACCTCATCTAAATTAAGTAACAACAGTGGGAAGCCATCAATAGATGTAGCTGCTAGTGTTCTTGTAAAACTAGCAATTGACATGTAAGTGCTgttgatttatttatattagtatattacattTCTTGACTCAGGCTACTGTGATGGTTGGGAGAATATGAATTGATGCTTTGCATCACTCCTTGGAGTTCAAGGATGAAATATATTGTacaggaattgtattactattattatatcaaagatttttattttttttaaatatatatgactATCTGCGTCTGGAACTGAACGCAGAtagtcatttttaatataaaaaataccaGCTGGCAGTTTCGGACGCAGTTGGTGACTATCTGCGTCTCTGGCATATGCGTCGCAAATAGTCCATAACTCCAGACGCAAATACcccttttttgtactagtgaactCCTAATTAAAGAGGTAAATAATAgaacaattaattaatctaCCCAAGGTGTCCACGCAGCAGACCGCTATTTACATACAAATGCTGTGATTTGTCAGGTGGATGTGGTTGTGTTTCCAGACCGAGGTGAGAGCTTCTATGCCTTTGTTATTTTATCTCCATCAAAAGACTTCATTGCTGCACGCCAAGAACCTCTTAGCTATCTTGACGATCCTCATACGATCGAAGCTTTGACTGTAATAGAAGCACTCTCTTAGATGTTGGACAAAAGTTGGAGGAGGATTCGAGTGGAATCTAATTGCTTAAATGTTGTTCTCTACTAATTAAACTCGCTAGCCTTGGATTACACATATGCTGGTTGTATTATTGAAGGTTGTCGTTCTTTAACCAGACACTTCACATGGTGTCTTTctgtcatattatattatatattaacgAATCAACTGGCTACAAAATGAGACGATGGAATCAATTCCATTGCAATTACGTTAACACATCGGTGACAAAAAATACGACGCCCTATATGTCTGTCGCGCTATGGCGATGGAATCAGCAACGAAAATAAATTTTGTTGCAATGTTTGGTGCAAATATAAATTCGACCTTTGAGGTTGGCAACGGAACTTGCGATGATCATTCTTTCTGtcactaaaatatttaattttgcaaGCAAAGTTTGTTTTTGCTACAGAATGAGACGATGAAATCAATTTCGTCGCTAATATGTTAACACATTGGCGACAGAAAATGTGACGCCCTACATGCCTGTTGCACAATTGTGATGGAATTAGCAATGGAAATTAATTCTATTGCGATGTTTTGGCGCAAAGGTTGATTTGACGTTTGAGGTTGGCAACAGAACTTGTGACAATCATTATTTCCGTCtctaaaatgtttaatttttaaggaACCTTTTCTTTTTAGTTATAGAATGAGAATACGGAATCAATAACACATTGGCTATAGAAAATGCGACGCCCTATATGTTCGCCGCGCTATAGCGATGGAATCAACAACGAAAACTAATTTCGTTGCATTGTTTGGTGCAAAAGATATATTTGATGTTTAAGGTTGGCAACAGAACTTGCGACCATCATTCTTTCCATCGCGAGAATATTTAATTTCGTAAGTAAAGTTTATTTTCACTACATAATGCAACGATGGAATCAATCCCGTAGTCAATATGTTGACAGATTGGGGACAGAAACTGTGACGCCCTATATGTTTGTTGCGTAtgtactaataaatataataacagttagtaatattataacaagaataaaaattatgttggtgtaataatgtgaattacggagtaataactTGTACGTcttcattttattatttgtacAATGATAAGCCATTTCCAAAGTTACTATCTTTCACTTTTTACTTTTCCATTTATGTACAAACTTTTAGTAATGACATATTacattaactatttattattcttatctTATTCATTgtaaattatttcctaacattttaataataataataataataataataataataaaaactacAACAACAACGATGATgagcattttatttttatataacattattataacaattaaattagtgtccacaaaattaaagttatgaATTCATATGCTATTCGATAttgaattaagaatatttaatttattttaatatgagaattattaggacatcattattattatctattATAACTATCTACAATAATATTCATCTTTACTACGCATACTAGTTTTACTACAAGTTTAAAATagtcattttgattatatacagaataatcatttttattttatattaattatttaatattttatgaatatttaaaTAGAAGTAGATTTTGATCATACACAAATgtaagaaataattaaataattatttttctaaattatttcgAAAGTATATTTCTTGTAATCATTAATTCAAAACTatatcattttgataatttaaacaaataaataaataaatagaaaaaaatatttatttattgtaattttgaaaACTACTCCGTAACTcttaaacaattcaaaattcaaattcaaatttcccGGTACCCTAAATTCTAAATGCGGTGCCACTCTTCCAAATTCCCTACGACGCCTGCTGTGACTCCGACTCCACTGGTGCAACCGACACCGTTGGCTCCCGCCTTCCGCTGTGAGTCTGCGATGAATTGACAACAGCGGACAACGAAGCAAGCAGAAGCCAAGGCCGATGACGCCGACGCAGCCGCCTCCCGTCCTCCCCTGCGAATTGCCAATCTTAGGtatttctttgattctttgaCTGAAATCTTTGGTATTAAATTATACAAACTTGAACTGTGTTGTTGTGGGCTAGCAGGTAATCGGCGACGAATAAGACATGTGTTATTATCGGATTTTCTTCTctaagattttttttgtttctgtttATCAGTTTTGTAAGCCTTTGTAGAAACTTATTGCATTTATTCTAGTTTTTAATTGGAATCTTGAGCTATTATGGAGTACTCTATTATTGTTGCAGAAATTCAAGTTCAATACAGGCTTGTtcaaaaaaggggaaaaaatagacaaaaaaaaaacaggaaaaaaCTTGAGCAGGATGTTGTGTATTGGCATTACAATAATGAACAAAATGCCAAATTAAGTAACAGTTAGTGGATTATTGCAGGTTTAGTCGATAATGATTTCTTTTGGACAATTATATGTATAATTCCTACATTCAATTAATGGACCTACAGCTcaagtagtatttattattttgagatATTAAACTCACCAAAAAGGTGAGTAGCAGGAATTGGTTTGGTGTGATGTCTATAACTTGTGTGGCATTTTCATGACTCAGGTTTTGGTACTTCTCCCGCTAACCTCTGGTGAATAGTTCCTTAAAATGCACACCCTCCAGAACCAAAAGACTTTGATGGGAACATCGAAGGTGATGGACAAACCCCACAGCTGTGCCTACCTCACATTAATGAAGTTGAGGTTAATGGCATTACTATGAAGGTTAAATCTTGTGATACCTGCATGCTCTACAGACCTCCTTGTTCAATATGCAACAACTGTGTTGAAAGATTTGACCACCACGCCCTTGGGTTGGTAATGCTAAAATTTTCACCACTTACTCTTGATATGAAATCAGACTTTATGTTGTGTAGTTTGATTGTTTTATCTTTCGAATAGCTGGAATAGAACTGTCTTTTTTCCCAATGAATTTGCATCCTTAAAATCTGACAATTTTTTGTTGCAGAGGAACTACTGGTTCTTTTTCATGTTTGTGTTCTCTACGACTCTTCTTTGTATatatgtgtttggttaattgTTAGGTCTACAATAGAAGGGATGTTGAAGATACAACAATATGGAAGGCAATGATTAAAACCCCTGCTTCTATGGTTCTAATAGCTTACAGCCTTACACCTTCATTTCAGTACGGTTTGTTGGTGGTCTTACTGCCGTTTCATTTATACCTCATCAACACAAATTAGGTAAAGATCATTTCTTAAAACTtgaactattaatttattttttttttggaaaacttgAACTACTATTAATGGGCTAGAATTGTGAATAGATTAGTTTTCACCTTTCAAAACAAGTTGGGTCTTGAACATGAATGTGTTTTGAATTTTGTGCAGAGTACTTATGAAAACATTATATATGGATAATGATGGCGAGCAAACCCCTATAACGAAGGAGTGGTGCAAAATTTTTTAGAGATATTATCTACCTCCATCGAATGATTTCAGGGGATCCTGCATTACCAGCTAGACATACAGTGGGGTTTTTTTTAGTCCAAACATGAGCAAAGctgtgtgagcataaatataatatgtgcagtccaactatcagtttaggcttttagttgatatggagcacatgctttaatttggtatcagagccacccAAATGATCATGAGTTCGAATCTCCGCGCCACTCTaaaaaagagacttccacgtgttACGCTCTcggaaatatataatatgtgcaaCTGGCGATCCAGTTGGGGGAGAACAAGCGCAAGTTGGGAAATGTCACTTGATATTCTCGCAACCAAATCGGATGGGTGGGAGTAGCAGTGGTGGTTTGAATGCAACGAGGCTAATTGATGTTAAACTGTGTTTAGCAAATAGtacatctttttttctttttcttttttttttttttgaaaaataacaaatagTACTTACTAGTTAGTATGTCAAAAATGCTGGCTTGGTGTATGATCTCTGACCTTTGAACCTACAACTCAAGTACTACGtagtatttattaaattatacaaacttaatattattgtattattgtttAGACATGAATTTGGTATTAACTACAACATTAAGTTTTTTGAACTATAAATTAGTATtacttttgattaaaattatattgtattttagttttaatagtattatatttttgttcataaatataattacatatttacattttaaatattatcattaGAGTTTTAACAAAATAACCAGTGACAAAATTTGTAACGAAATAACTGGCGACAAGATCGCGATggcaattatttttgttgtttttttacGATGGAATTTTGTGACGGAAGATGAAATTTGCAACTGAAAGGTTAGTGACGGAATCACGACAATAATTTGTTCTGTTGCTTTCTTACGATAGGATTTTGTTACGGAATACGAAATTTGCAACGGAACGGTTAGCTACAGAATTGTGACGACAATTATTTCCGTCGTTATATTTCATGACGATAATAGGTGACAGAATATGAGTTTCGCGATGGAATTTTTTTTACGTGATAGCGATGGAAGGAAACATATTCGTTGCCAAAACCGCGATGAACTCGCAACGGAACGAATACCGTTGCCAGCTTCGCGACGAAAAATTCTGTTGCCGTTTTTCGTTGCCACCGCTCGCGACGCATTATTACTGTCGCGAAATGAAATACGACAAGCCTTAACACTACGGAATATATTCCGTCGCGAAAATGTAAAATTCCATCGTAAAACGTGATTTGCAACAGAATTTTGCATTTTTGCGATAGAATTTTCCCGTCGCGAATCGtgaattttcttgtagtgaccCTCAACACAGATGGATCAAAAAAGACATCGACGAGGTTGGCGAGCGCAAGTGGCTTGATTCGCGATCATCTTGGCAATTGGTTGGTCGGCTTCATATCCAATATTTTCACTACATCAAGTTTTAATTTATAGCAGAACTCTGGGGCATTAGAGAAGGCCTCCTCATCGCCAAACAGCGTAACTTTGAGCGCATTATCGTGGAAACCGACTCGGAGGCGGTGAGTCAAGCCTTGAGAGAGAGCTAGGATATCATGACCAATGATAATACTTTAATCTCAGACTGCAAGTCCCTCATTGGGCAGTTTGTTAGCATCAAGCTTAAACACATGTTTCGCGAAGGTAATCAATGTGCAGATCTTCTAGCAAATTGGGGTCACGGCGCTCCTTGGGGTACAACCATTTTGGAAGACCCTCCGGATAGACTAAGAGATCTCCTGTTACGTGATGCTCAGAGTGTGGCTACTAGTCGACGTTATTAATGGTTGGGACTTCGGTCCCTTCCCcttaccaaaaataaaataaaaaattctaacatCTCTGTGAATCGGTGTATATTTAGAGCACTTTTAGCTTAAGAAATATACCTTCATTTAGGTAATCTATATGGTGTCAAGAGAGATTCATAAATAATAGCAAGCTTGTATACATTCTTAGTGGTACTTACTACTTAGTTAAGGTGTAAACGAGTAGAGGAATTCTATCGTTGTGTAAAATCTTCATTCAACCTTGTACATAAACAACTTATCTTAATAGTAATCTTTGACATAGTACCACATAAAATGacatcaaagaaaaaaaagaatagtaatTTTCTCTCACTTAATCGGCTGCTGAGTCATCGGATCGGGGTAGGTGTGAGAGGATTTCTTCTTCTGTTGgcaaagaattaaaaaaaaaaaaaaaaacgtatgcAGCAAACGTTTTGATAAATCTTTGGTGAACACTTTCAAAGGACAATAGAGGTCACCAACATAGGCACTATATTTAAATTTTgcaccaaatttaaaaaaaaaaaaaaaaaaaccatagccatttaaaaaaaaaatttactagctaacactactacaaaattaaacatataaatataactttacACTACAcctttcaaaaaattaaaaactcgTATGCTTAGGTGTCGCGGAAACCCTAGACTTTCACAGACACCTTAATTAATCCGTTAGTGTAGCGGATGTGCTTTTTTGAAGTATAGTTCTAAGTTATGTCTCTTGTATTGATACTAGACAAGTAGACAATATCAAGAAAATCAcaatatatatgataatgtacAATTAGTGATATTCTAAGCCGACCCAAACAAttttcaatcgttatatcgtgcaccactgtgcacatagcaatgtgcaccctgatccaaaacaacgtcgtttcgatgttagtggacgcggacgagAATGACTCCAAgaaattcattatatataatatgcataatcattatctagaatacacagaacgtttgcctagaatccacagaatgtttgcccagaatacacagaatgtttgtccaaaatacacaaaatattgacataaaatacacagaactcatcctcctaacattcgaatgcacaaacacatcacaacatgtgctaataacatgaatacacagaatattgacacaaaatacacagaactcatcctcctaaacattcgaatgcacaaacacatcacaacatgtgttactaacatgaatacacagaacgattgcctagaatacacagaacgattgtatagaatacacagaacgattacataaaatacacagaatattaacataaatacatagaCCGGccaaaacgggaaacgtgatttcctaaaaaaagggacggttagtttacaatgctcaaaacgacgtcgtttacgtacgtggtgcaaggtataattttccaacaattttaaaaattaaaactaatacaactttaacaaataataataataaaaagaacaGCAATAAAAGAAGATAGAAGTAACATGTATTGAATCATTAGAGACTAAATTACACGAATGAGAATGGCTAAGCCTGACCCAACTATTGTGGAGTAGACCAATCTCAAATTGTCAACTCTATCTACCATTATTAATTTAGATATTACAAAAGATATCATATTCAAGACTTCTAATTGCTATGAAagtcaatataattaaattaaacacaatTAGAATTGAACTATCATCaccttattaattaattaaaaaaattaatagaaattaCATGTGCATTAACAGATACTAAATTTCCtgaccatttaaaaaaattgtcagCTTACCACCTATGAATCGGGAAGTGTAAATTTGTGGGATGTGAGATAATTTTGCATAGTTTCCACAATTTTCACCATTTGTCTCTAAAGTTATCATCAATTTGGCAGCCAATTTATGTATATGAATTGTCTTAAGATTGGACAAATGTTCAATACCTAGAGGCACCTTTTGAAGCAATTTGCATTTACCCAAGAAAAACTCTTCAAGATGGCACAATGCACCTTCCTCCATTCTTATCCATTTCAGTGCCTCAAAGTCACTAATATAGAGACACTTGAGCTTTGAGAACTTTTCGGCATTGAAGCACAAGCCTTCCCCTTCATAAGACTTTACAAGATCAAGACGTGCAAGCATGGGTAGATCTTGGAGAAATGGTAGGGGATCTTCAGGAAGTCTACTCCATATTAAAAATAGATGGGTCAAACCTACAAGTGAGGATAACCATTGAGGTGCGCTCTCAAGACGACCCATCAATTTTAATTGATGAAGGCGAAGAGGAACATCAATTGTAATATCAAGGATCTCATCTTCTGAAGCCGACGAAAGATGTAAAGAACAAAGGTTTGTCAACCTTTTCAAAGACGAACATAATGCTTTGCCATCTTCTTGTTTCAGCGTAGTAACTCCTAGTCTTCTTAGTTGTGTTAGCTTTCCAATCTCAAACACTACTTTGCTATCCTTAGTATCACTTGCTTgtatataacacaacttttgtAAAAACTGTAATTCTCCAATCTTAAATAGAGCATTACAGCTTTGTACTGTACCACCATTAATCCAAGGGTTAATCCTCCCACCCTTATATAAGTAACGGTACACGAGAAGATGCCGAAGTTTACAAAGTTTTGAGAGTTCATTTGGTAACTCAACCACACAAGTGTGTTTTAGATCAAGTGTCTCTAGGTTTTGAAGACGTCCTATAGATTTATGAACGCTTTTCAACTTTGTTTTCCTCAAACTCAAGTACTTCAATTGAAACAAGTTAAAAACTTGCTCTGGAATTTCCTCTAGTTGAGTACCTCTTAAATCCAAGACCTTTAGAGGATTATAACTGCCCGTCAACAACTTTGATAACAAAAATGACACCGTCGAACTTGAAAGGGATTCCATGATCAATAAAGAACGAAGATGCTTTTTTGGTGAAGTGCTCTTCATAATGTGGTCATCTAATCTATGAATTGCTAGATGTCGAAACTTGTTGAATGATTCTATGTTTCGTCCATTAGCAATGGTTGCGAACTTTTGCTCTATTGACTTTGAAAGAACAACTTCTCGTAAAATGTCATGTACTTGAAAGCCCTTAACCCTTCCACTCTTAGTTTCCCTTCCAATTTGGATTAAGTTTCGATGAAGTAATTCATCAAGATAGGCTTCAGCAACTTCTTCTTTTACTTGTTGGTTGTTCTCTCTAACAAATCCTTCTGCAATCCATAATCGAATCACTTGCTTTTTTTGGATGATGATATCCTCTGGGAAGACACACAAGTATAAGAAACAATACTTTAGATAATATGGTAAATCATAGTAACTGAGAGAAAGTATATTCTTCATGTTCTTCATCATGTCATTGCCTTCTACTAATTGGATGTTGAGACTTTGCTGGAATCTTTCCCATTCTTTAATGTCCTCATTCTTTGTGGCCAACACCCCCGCAATCACCACAATTGCTAGGGGTAAACCACAACACCTGTTTAAGATGTTTGTGGTTATATTAACCAAGTGTTGTGGACATGAATCACATAAGAATGTCTTTTTGCAAAACAAAGTCCAAGAATCTTCAGGAGACAAGTGCTTTAAAGAGTATAGAACACCGCGGGTATCATGACAAGCCTGGGCACCTATTTCACTATTCCGCGTAGTGATAACTACACGGCTACCAAAAGCCTCTTTAGAAAGAACACATTTGATTTCCATCCAAGCATTAATGCCCCATATGTCGTCGAAAACAATGATGTATCTTCGACCCGAAAGAATCTCCTTGACAAATTCTTTCAATCGAGTAGAACTCATGGTTTCAAAGTCCTGAGGGAGACCTTGCTTAGTTTGCCCCACAAATTGCTTAATTGCATCTTTCAACAACTCCTTAATCTCGAATGTTTCAGAAATCGTAACCCACACACGATACTGGAAGTGATTTATCACTTCCGCATCATCGTAGGCCTGTTTAACCAAAGTCGTCTTTCCCAATCCCCCAGTGCCCACTACAGAATGGACCTTCAACTCCTCATCATTAGCAAGTAAGAGATTAACAAGAAATTGCTTGGGATAGTGAATACCTACCAGATCCGACTCTTCTACCAAACGAGCATCCCCTCTACTATCATACATCCTTTTGTTGTGGGTGTGATGAACAGTGCCCGGAAAGGTTGTTGGCAAGCTTGGCTGATATTGCGAGTTCTCGTTGACTTTGGCCTTGATCCTTCGCAGTGCAAGAGCAAGCCTGCGCCGGGCTCTCAAGTTCTTGAGGGAAGTGTATGTGTTGT encodes:
- the LOC116029436 gene encoding uncharacterized protein LOC116029436, with product MAVDVLRWYRDQQLSSTLPNSDQILNPKDVGGHNFLEVGAAALLVGDMEAKMKGEPWRIFGSAEMPYLDQLLQPSLLTTVTDSASAHAHLRAITALKRSKAGPNQIWEDSPVSTFRPRAKPLFQYRHYSEQQPLRLNPAEVCEVIAAVCSETPAPNALFMTTSSKLSNNSGKPSIDVAASVLVKLAIDMWMWLCFQTEVRASMPLLFYLHQKTSLLHAKNLLAILTILIRSKL
- the LOC116029435 gene encoding disease resistance protein RPM1-like, which codes for MAHAPVMFLLGQLSTLIRDEYSLLGGLREDAEDIRNALDRLTAALRVADEMEEIDPQVQAWVRIVRELAYDTEDVLDEFLFRFGGRQSCGGFYTKIDNTYTSLKNLRARRRLALALRRIKAKVNENSQYQPSLPTTFPGTVHHTHNKRMYDSRGDARLVEESDLVGIHYPKQFLVNLLLANDEELKVHSVVGTGGLGKTTLVKQAYDDAEVINHFQYRVWVTISETFEIKELLKDAIKQFVGQTKQGLPQDFETMSSTRLKEFVKEILSGRRYIIVFDDIWGINAWMEIKCVLSKEAFGSRVVITTRNSEIGAQACHDTRGVLYSLKHLSPEDSWTLFCKKTFLCDSCPQHLVNITTNILNRCCGLPLAIVVIAGVLATKNEDIKEWERFQQSLNIQLVEGNDMMKNMKNILSLSYYDLPYYLKYCFLYLCVFPEDIIIQKKQVIRLWIAEGFVRENNQQVKEEVAEAYLDELLHRNLIQIGRETKSGRVKGFQVHDILREVVLSKSIEQKFATIANGRNIESFNKFRHLAIHRLDDHIMKSTSPKKHLRSLLIMESLSSSTVSFLLSKLLTGSYNPLKVLDLRGTQLEEIPEQVFNLFQLKYLSLRKTKLKSVHKSIGRLQNLETLDLKHTCVVELPNELSKLCKLRHLLVYRYLYKGGRINPWINGGTVQSCNALFKIGELQFLQKLCYIQASDTKDSKVVFEIGKLTQLRRLGVTTLKQEDGKALCSSLKRLTNLCSLHLSSASEDEILDITIDVPLRLHQLKLMGRLESAPQWLSSLVGLTHLFLIWSRLPEDPLPFLQDLPMLARLDLVKSYEGEGLCFNAEKFSKLKCLYISDFEALKWIRMEEGALCHLEEFFLGKCKLLQKVPLGIEHLSNLKTIHIHKLAAKLMITLETNGENCGNYAKLSHIPQIYTSRFIGGKLTIFLNGQEI